One window of Watersipora subatra chromosome 3, tzWatSuba1.1, whole genome shotgun sequence genomic DNA carries:
- the LOC137390156 gene encoding uncharacterized protein, producing MRSPLLLTTRTSKKIKDKLNMAAAGSGSQKLTFYEDRYLKPHKKSASMPGRQSAPPTPMLRKTERRQASMSEFCPDSSSKSPVNNPLLDSPPLSRPLTLAANTTVEGQARSGDNNNNNNDYQKLSAVTRRPKPDSNNIYENHRHIRPTRAHKSSDATAEHVYETIPANFPFFYQGTLADEDNYIVSRGAAKSHETSKQSANTLNNKSKEATTTNLRAMRNIGWSVDSMRLVPENKLRSQSTILAPKLWVKATPTGLANSTSCDNLSNKNLEQIKLLAMANPEKENRYPYTCLTKRAGEGRNSEHRQHTSPKDKRLTDTASHRDSSSSSSSATLKSASSQKIQPNHRHSASYSGYPSTYENIANVHKNLKPAYSEYVNIEEYLNQSSDLNYADLDLTLQKPKRFVSTSNRHCRSASASPTKQTNILGESNDDSVEYTFINIAATEAARLACKEHQQDRQRRTPTTSYT from the exons ATGAGATCACCACTTCTGCTGACAACACGAacttctaaaaaaattaaag ACAAGTTGAACATGGCAGCAGCTGGGAGTGGCTCTCAAAAGCTAACTTTCTATGAGGACCGATATCTCAAACCTCACAAGAAGTCAGCATCAATGCCAGGCAGGCAAAGTGCACCGCCGACACCGATGTTGCGGAAGACCGAACGACGACAAGCATCAAT GAGCGAGTTTTGTCCTGATAGTTCTTCCAAGTCACCAGTTAATAATCCACTGCTCGACTCGCCTCCATTGTCACGACCTTTAACCCTAGCAGCGAATACCACAGTAGAAGGTCAAGCACGCTCTGGagacaacaacaataataacaatgactATCAGAAGCTATCAGCAGTCACACGGAGACCGAAACCCGACTCTAATAATATTTATGAGAACCACAGACACATTCGCCCAACAAGGGCGCATAAATCCTCAGACGCCACTGCCGAGCATGTATATGAAACCATACCAGCCAACTTTCCTTTTTTCTATCAAGGAACTTTAGCTGATGAAGATAATTATATAGTGTCGAGGGGGGCTGCTAAGAGCCACGAAACTTCTAAGCAGAGCGCAAACACCCTGAATAACAAGAGCAAGGAAGCAACGACTACCAACCTACGAGCTATGCGAAATATAGGCTGGAGTGTAGATAGCATGAGACTGGTGCCAGAAAATAAACTAAGAAGCCAATCAACG ATACTGGCCCCAAAACTTTGGGTCAAGGCCACGCCAACAGGCTTAGCTAACTCAACAAGCTGTGACAATCTTTCTAACAAGAATTTAGAACAGATAAAGCTTTTGGCCATGGCCAACCCGGAGAAGGAGAACCGCTACCCATACACTTGCTTGACCAAGCGTGCAGGAGAAGGAAGGAACTCTGAACACAGACAACACACTTCCCCAAAGGACAAGCGATTGACAGACACCGCAAG TCACAGAGACAGTAGCAGTTCTTCAAGCAGTGCGACACTCAAGTCTGCTTCCAGTCAAAAGATTCAGCCTAACCACAGACACAGTGCTTCCTATTCAG GTTACCCTAGCACATATGAGAATATCGCAAACGTCCACAAGAATTTAAAACCTGCTTACTCAGAATATGTTAACATAGAAGAATATCTAAATCAATCTTCAGACCTAAACTATGCTGACCTTGACCTGACGTTACAAAAGCCTAAGCGATTTGTTTCAACTAGTAATAGACATTGCCGCTCCGCTAGCGCTAGTCCAACTAAGCAAACGAACATTCTGGGAGAAAGCAATGACGATTCTGTTGAGTACACATTCATCAACATAGCGGCTACCGAAGCTGCGAGACTCGCCTGCAAAGAGCATCAACAAGACCGGCAACGAAGAACACCGACAACATCTTATACGTGA